A single Gemmatimonadota bacterium DNA region contains:
- a CDS encoding PTS sugar transporter subunit IIA, translated as MELREFFSEDAISLDLKADNKDDILRELISLLKLDEKSEGMLFKMLKRRENLGSTGIGRGIAIPHCRSLVVNKLRVAFGRKPNGVDFKAIDEKPVYFFFLIVAPPLEVSNQYLPVLGKIAQFSKESDVPGRLLELTEPAQFMALLKEKGV; from the coding sequence ATGGAACTACGCGAGTTCTTCTCCGAAGATGCGATTTCGCTCGACCTCAAGGCCGACAACAAGGACGACATCCTTCGCGAGCTTATTTCGCTCCTGAAGTTGGACGAAAAGTCCGAAGGGATGCTGTTCAAGATGTTGAAGCGCCGTGAGAACCTCGGCTCGACCGGTATCGGTCGCGGGATTGCAATCCCGCATTGCCGCTCACTGGTCGTCAACAAGCTGAGGGTCGCCTTCGGTCGCAAACCGAACGGCGTCGACTTCAAGGCGATCGATGAGAAGCCTGTCTATTTCTTCTTTCTGATCGTCGCGCCGCCGCTGGAGGTCTCCAACCAGTACCTGCCAGTACTCGGTAAGATCGCCCAGTTCAGCAAGGAATCCGACGTGCCCGGCCGCCTGCTGGAGCTCACCGAGCCCGCCCAGTTCATGGCGTTGTTGAAGGAAAAAGGGGTGTAA
- a CDS encoding LLM class flavin-dependent oxidoreductase, whose protein sequence is MKKIGFLSFGHWTPSSQSQTRSAADALLQSIDLAVAAESLGADGAYFRVHHFARQLASPFPLLAAVGARTSRIEIGTAVIDMRYENPYYMVEDSGAADIIAGGRLQLGISRGSPEQVIDGWRYFGYSPADGQTDADMGRGHAEVFLGLLRGDGFAQPSPRPMFANPPGLLRIEPHSDGLRERIWWGAGSNATAVWAAKLGMNLQSSTLKDDETGEPFHVQQAAQIRAFRGAWKEAGHAREPRVSVSRSIFALVTDRDRANFGRQGADADQIGYIDEKTRAIFGRSYAAEPDALVEQLRNDEGIAAADTLLLTVPNQLGVDYNAHVIEAILTHVAPALGWR, encoded by the coding sequence ATGAAAAAGATCGGCTTTCTGTCGTTCGGGCACTGGACGCCGTCGTCACAGTCGCAAACACGATCTGCAGCCGACGCGCTGCTGCAGTCCATCGATCTCGCTGTTGCTGCCGAGTCGCTGGGTGCGGACGGCGCATATTTTCGCGTTCACCATTTCGCCCGGCAACTCGCGTCGCCATTTCCGCTTCTTGCCGCGGTCGGTGCGCGGACGAGTCGCATCGAGATCGGCACTGCTGTCATCGACATGCGGTACGAGAACCCGTACTACATGGTGGAGGATTCGGGAGCGGCCGATATCATTGCCGGCGGCCGGCTGCAACTTGGGATCAGCCGCGGCTCGCCCGAGCAGGTGATCGATGGCTGGCGATATTTCGGCTACAGCCCGGCCGACGGTCAGACCGATGCCGACATGGGGCGCGGTCACGCGGAGGTTTTCCTCGGCCTGTTGCGTGGCGACGGATTCGCGCAGCCGAGTCCGAGGCCGATGTTCGCAAATCCGCCGGGCCTGCTGCGCATCGAGCCGCATTCGGATGGTCTGCGCGAGCGGATCTGGTGGGGTGCGGGATCGAACGCCACTGCGGTCTGGGCGGCAAAGCTCGGCATGAACCTGCAGAGCTCCACTCTCAAGGACGATGAGACTGGAGAGCCGTTCCATGTGCAGCAGGCGGCGCAGATCCGGGCATTTCGTGGTGCGTGGAAAGAAGCTGGGCATGCGCGCGAACCGCGCGTTTCGGTGAGCCGCAGCATTTTTGCGCTCGTCACCGATCGAGATCGGGCCAACTTCGGGCGCCAGGGCGCGGACGCGGATCAGATCGGGTACATCGACGAGAAAACGCGCGCGATCTTTGGTCGGAGCTATGCTGCGGAGCCGGATGCACTCGTGGAGCAACTCAGGAACGACGAGGGGATCGCGGCGGCGGACACGCTACTCCTGACTGTACCCAATCAGCTTGGCGTGGACTACAACGCGCACGTCATCGAGGCGATCCTTACGCATGTCGCGCCGGCACTTGGGTGGCGCTGA
- the guaA gene encoding glutamine-hydrolyzing GMP synthase, with protein MNPERILILDFGAQYTQLIARRVREARVYCEIHPPTRTLEWVREWNPSGIIFSGGPNSVYDESAPMADPALLGVAPVLGICYGMQLIAQLSGATVLRAGKREYGRAQVCVTEPDALFAGFDGGECLEAWMSHGDHVESPPPGFTVTARSGANPVTAFRHETRPIFGVQFHPEVAHTPRGRELIENFLFRICGLHPTWTPGSFVEREVVRIRALVGDARVICGLSGGVDSSVAAALVHRAVGDQLTCIFVDTGLLRMHEREQVERTFRAHMGVNLITVDASAEFLGALEGVEDPEKKRKIIGHTFIDVFEATAAKVGDNVRFLVQGTLYPDVIESFSPTGGASVTIKTHHNVGGLKSDMKFALIEPLRELFKDEVRNVGRELGLPEEMVGRHPFPGPGLAIRVLGDVTPAKLEVLRRADAIYLEEIRSAGLYDTIWQAFAVLLPIRSVGVMGDERTYENVLALRAVTSTDGMTADWYHFPYDVLGRISNRIMNEVDGVNRVAYDVSSKPPATIEWE; from the coding sequence ATGAATCCGGAAAGAATTCTGATTCTTGATTTTGGGGCGCAGTACACGCAGCTGATAGCGCGGCGCGTGCGCGAAGCACGGGTGTATTGTGAGATCCATCCTCCCACGCGAACGCTCGAGTGGGTGCGCGAGTGGAATCCTTCCGGCATCATCTTCAGCGGTGGCCCCAATTCGGTATACGACGAATCCGCTCCGATGGCGGATCCGGCGTTGCTCGGCGTGGCACCGGTACTGGGCATCTGTTACGGAATGCAACTGATCGCACAGCTCTCGGGTGCGACGGTCCTGCGCGCGGGAAAGCGGGAGTATGGTCGCGCCCAGGTCTGCGTCACCGAGCCGGATGCGCTCTTCGCGGGTTTCGACGGCGGGGAATGCCTCGAAGCGTGGATGAGTCACGGCGACCATGTGGAATCGCCACCTCCTGGTTTTACAGTAACAGCGCGGAGCGGGGCCAACCCCGTTACGGCGTTCCGCCATGAGACACGTCCGATATTCGGCGTGCAGTTCCATCCAGAAGTCGCGCACACGCCGCGCGGCCGAGAGCTGATCGAGAACTTTCTGTTCCGTATCTGCGGTTTGCATCCCACGTGGACGCCGGGTTCCTTCGTCGAGCGTGAGGTCGTACGTATTCGCGCGCTCGTTGGCGACGCGCGCGTGATCTGCGGACTTTCGGGCGGCGTCGATTCGTCGGTTGCGGCGGCGCTGGTACACCGTGCAGTTGGAGATCAGCTTACGTGTATCTTCGTGGATACCGGTCTGCTTCGAATGCACGAGCGCGAGCAGGTCGAGCGCACGTTTCGCGCTCACATGGGTGTCAATCTGATCACCGTGGACGCGAGTGCAGAGTTTCTTGGCGCACTTGAAGGCGTCGAAGATCCGGAGAAGAAGCGGAAGATCATCGGACACACGTTCATCGACGTATTCGAAGCCACAGCAGCGAAAGTAGGCGACAACGTTCGTTTTCTGGTGCAGGGCACGTTGTATCCGGACGTGATCGAGTCGTTCTCACCGACCGGCGGCGCGTCGGTGACGATCAAGACCCATCACAACGTCGGGGGACTCAAGAGCGACATGAAGTTCGCCCTGATCGAGCCGCTGCGTGAGTTGTTCAAGGACGAGGTGCGGAACGTCGGACGCGAGCTGGGTCTGCCTGAGGAGATGGTTGGCCGACACCCATTTCCGGGACCGGGCCTCGCGATACGCGTGCTCGGCGACGTCACACCGGCGAAGCTCGAAGTGTTGCGCCGCGCCGATGCGATCTATCTGGAAGAGATTCGCTCAGCGGGATTGTACGATACGATCTGGCAGGCGTTCGCGGTGCTGTTGCCGATCCGCAGTGTTGGAGTGATGGGCGACGAGCGGACGTATGAAAACGTGCTCGCGTTGCGCGCTGTCACCAGCACCGATGGTATGACCGCTGACTGGTATCACTTTCCCTACGATGTGCTGGGGCGGATATCGAACCGCATCATGAACGAGGTCGATGGGGTGAACCGGGTTGCTTACGATGTGAGCTCGAAGCCGCCGGCGACCATCGAGTGGGAATGA
- a CDS encoding YfcE family phosphodiesterase yields the protein MRVGIMADTHDRVPAIAELVARMIAGGASLLMHAGDHCSPFSLTPVNDANIPMLGVFGRNDGDPEGLAAVAAQGVGTELYESPHSFEVSGKQILIVHDIGEVHQRSLDKHHFVFHGSSHQVEMKSRGDTLILNPGEACGWLYGSCTAALVDLDTREVEIIKL from the coding sequence ATGCGAGTCGGAATCATGGCTGATACGCACGACAGGGTTCCCGCGATTGCGGAGCTCGTCGCCCGTATGATCGCCGGTGGTGCAAGCCTGCTTATGCACGCTGGGGATCACTGTTCACCCTTTTCGCTGACGCCCGTGAATGACGCCAACATCCCGATGCTTGGCGTCTTTGGTCGAAACGATGGAGATCCCGAGGGCCTGGCAGCGGTTGCTGCGCAAGGAGTGGGGACCGAGCTGTACGAGTCTCCGCACAGCTTCGAAGTGTCGGGCAAGCAGATCCTCATCGTTCACGACATTGGTGAGGTGCATCAACGTTCGCTGGACAAGCACCACTTCGTGTTCCATGGCAGCTCGCATCAGGTCGAGATGAAGAGCAGGGGAGACACGCTGATCCTGAATCCCGGTGAGGCATGCGGCTGGTTGTACGGGTCGTGCACAGCTGCGCTCGTCGATCTGGATACGCGCGAAGTGGAAATCATCAAACTCTGA
- the lysA gene encoding diaminopimelate decarboxylase encodes MGQSVLMPAGYTRRDGALFCDGVALDTIADRVGTPVYVYSANTIRNQYQRLAVAVEGLPVHVHYSVKANSSLAILALLRSLGAGVDIVSGGELHRALEAGFAGSDIVFSGVGKTPAELERAVRAGVRSINVESEGELAVLQDVSHRIGVVAPVVLRVNPDVAVDTPHPYTRTGERGMKFGIPLDRVIAVARAMSYMTNVKLIGLASHLGSQIGDATPYALAAKALVQLKRDIEGENLAQLTTLDLGGGLGVTDDDGSSLDLGAYADALRIAAAEPGVEILIEPGRFLVAESGVLVTRVLYRKHSGGKEIVITDAGMNDFIRPSLYASHHAIDSASSDAEPTLRANIVGPVCESGDFFANNRLIADVAPGELLVLRATGAYGYSMASNYNSRPRPAEVLVDGSRFAVITERESDADLTRRETFAPDWIED; translated from the coding sequence GTGGGCCAAAGCGTACTGATGCCCGCCGGTTACACACGGCGCGATGGTGCGCTGTTCTGCGATGGCGTTGCGCTGGACACGATAGCGGATCGGGTTGGCACTCCGGTCTACGTGTACAGCGCAAACACGATTCGCAACCAGTACCAGCGACTTGCGGTCGCGGTTGAAGGACTGCCCGTCCACGTACACTATAGCGTGAAGGCCAATTCCAGTCTGGCGATTCTGGCGCTGCTGAGATCACTTGGCGCCGGCGTCGACATCGTAAGCGGCGGCGAGCTGCACCGCGCGCTCGAGGCGGGATTCGCGGGCTCGGACATCGTATTCAGCGGCGTCGGCAAGACCCCCGCGGAATTGGAGCGCGCAGTGCGCGCCGGCGTGCGCAGCATAAACGTCGAATCCGAAGGCGAGCTCGCGGTGCTGCAGGACGTTTCGCACCGGATCGGCGTCGTCGCCCCGGTAGTTCTGCGTGTAAATCCCGACGTTGCCGTGGACACGCCGCATCCGTACACGCGCACCGGCGAGCGCGGGATGAAATTCGGAATTCCGCTTGATCGGGTCATCGCTGTCGCACGTGCGATGTCGTACATGACAAACGTGAAGCTGATCGGCCTGGCCTCCCACCTCGGCTCGCAGATCGGTGACGCAACGCCGTATGCACTGGCAGCGAAGGCGCTCGTGCAGCTGAAGCGCGATATCGAAGGCGAGAATCTCGCGCAGCTCACGACGTTGGACCTGGGCGGCGGCCTCGGAGTGACGGACGACGACGGCTCATCACTCGATCTCGGGGCGTACGCCGATGCGCTGCGGATCGCCGCCGCAGAGCCAGGTGTGGAGATACTCATCGAGCCGGGCCGGTTCCTGGTGGCCGAGTCGGGCGTGCTGGTGACGCGGGTGCTGTACCGCAAGCATAGCGGCGGAAAGGAGATCGTCATCACCGACGCGGGGATGAACGATTTCATTCGCCCGTCGCTGTACGCGTCGCATCACGCGATCGATTCTGCGTCGAGTGACGCCGAGCCGACTCTGCGCGCGAATATCGTCGGTCCGGTTTGTGAGAGTGGTGATTTCTTCGCGAACAATCGGCTCATTGCTGATGTCGCGCCGGGAGAGCTGCTCGTCTTGCGCGCGACCGGTGCGTACGGCTACTCGATGGCGTCGAACTACAATTCGCGCCCGCGGCCAGCCGAAGTACTTGTGGATGGGAGTCGATTTGCAGTAATCACCGAGCGAGAGTCCGACGCTGATCTTACGCGCCGCGAGACATTCGCGCCTGACTGGATCGAGGACTGA
- the proS gene encoding proline--tRNA ligase, translated as MADEKKLPTRAQDFSGWYNELVVRAELADYAPVRGCMVIRPNGYGIWERMQRQLDDMFKETGHQNAYFPLLIPQSFLQKEAQHVEGFAPETAVVTYGGGKQLDEPLVIRPTSETIIYSMFAKWVQSYRDLPLLINQWANVVRWEMRTRLFLRTLEFLWQEGHTAHATEAEAEEETRRMLGVYRDFMEGWMAMPVVTGRKSESEKFAGALRTYSCEAMMQDNKALQAGTSHNLGQNFAKAFDLTFQTEAGELDFAWNTSWGVSTRMVGGLVMTHGDDNGLVTPPLLAPIEVVIVPIYRTDEDRERVIAAAMKIKESLGAWERRSPARLRIHVDAREGIKPGAKYYEWELRGIPLRMEIGPRDLDAGQAVLVRRDTREKRPYRLDTIGESIHELLSAIQDNLLETARARREANSVRGDVTYERFREIMDGDGAFVYAGWCGSAECEAKIKEETKATIRCLPDEEFRSAVAPTSCLRCGEKSVAEALWAKAY; from the coding sequence ATGGCTGACGAAAAGAAGCTTCCCACTCGCGCTCAGGACTTCAGCGGATGGTACAACGAGCTCGTTGTACGCGCGGAACTGGCGGACTACGCGCCGGTTCGTGGATGCATGGTCATCCGCCCGAACGGCTATGGCATCTGGGAGCGCATGCAACGCCAGCTCGATGACATGTTCAAGGAGACTGGTCATCAGAACGCGTACTTCCCGTTGCTGATCCCACAGAGCTTTCTGCAGAAGGAAGCGCAGCACGTGGAGGGCTTTGCGCCCGAAACGGCGGTTGTGACGTACGGCGGCGGCAAGCAGCTGGATGAGCCGCTCGTGATTCGCCCGACGTCCGAGACGATCATCTACTCGATGTTCGCCAAGTGGGTGCAGAGCTATCGCGACCTTCCGCTGCTGATCAATCAGTGGGCCAACGTCGTCCGTTGGGAGATGCGCACGCGTCTGTTCCTCCGTACGCTCGAGTTTCTGTGGCAGGAAGGGCACACGGCGCACGCGACCGAGGCGGAAGCCGAAGAGGAGACGCGCCGGATGCTCGGCGTGTACCGCGACTTCATGGAAGGCTGGATGGCGATGCCGGTCGTGACCGGTAGAAAGAGCGAGTCGGAAAAGTTCGCTGGCGCGCTGCGCACGTATTCGTGCGAGGCGATGATGCAGGACAACAAGGCGCTCCAGGCCGGTACGTCGCACAATCTCGGGCAGAACTTCGCCAAGGCATTCGATCTCACGTTTCAGACCGAAGCCGGCGAGCTGGACTTTGCGTGGAATACGAGCTGGGGTGTCTCGACACGCATGGTGGGCGGACTCGTGATGACGCACGGTGATGACAATGGCCTTGTCACGCCGCCACTGCTGGCACCGATCGAAGTGGTCATCGTGCCGATCTATCGCACGGACGAGGATCGCGAGCGCGTCATCGCGGCGGCGATGAAGATCAAGGAATCACTCGGCGCCTGGGAGCGCCGGTCGCCTGCACGGCTGCGCATTCACGTGGATGCGCGCGAGGGAATCAAGCCGGGCGCCAAGTATTACGAATGGGAGCTGCGCGGGATACCGCTCCGAATGGAGATCGGCCCACGTGATCTGGACGCGGGTCAGGCGGTGCTGGTGCGTCGCGACACGCGCGAGAAGCGGCCGTATCGACTCGATACGATCGGGGAATCGATACACGAGCTGCTGTCCGCGATCCAGGACAACCTGCTCGAAACGGCGCGCGCGCGACGCGAGGCGAACAGCGTGCGCGGCGACGTTACTTACGAGCGCTTTCGCGAGATCATGGACGGCGACGGGGCGTTCGTGTACGCCGGCTGGTGCGGCTCCGCCGAATGCGAGGCTAAAATCAAGGAAGAAACCAAGGCGACAATACGATGCCTTCCCGACGAAGAGTTCCGTTCCGCGGTGGCACCGACGTCGTGCCTGCGGTGCGGAGAGAAATCGGTAGCGGAGGCCTTGTGGGCCAAAGCGTACTGA
- the hisS gene encoding histidine--tRNA ligase, with amino-acid sequence MAHTTLPGFRDFYPEQFAERAYVTRAWREVARRYAFMEYDGPPLESLELYTAKSGDEIVGQLYNFVDKGGREVALRPEMTPTFARMVSARANSLRKPTRWFSIPQLFRYERQQKGRLREHYQLNVDIVGEAGVAADAELVACAIDICRELRLTSNEVVVRVSDRRVMHAYLAALGIPVDAFEVVLAVTDKLARQPRAVSAEKLAAAGLNETQVNAVLEITSATLDTVATAIQTTSEEGGEHVEELRRFFEYVGTLVPDGAAWLQFDLSIVRGLAYYTGIVFELFDRSGEFRAICGGGRYDNLLGAIGGAALPALGFGMGDVVLTELLRARKLLPVTEPSVDYWLTADEDVPLTKIMAEAAQLRAQGFSVEYALRHQTPSKQRKAAVAAGAHSIIHLSNTAATGSHAR; translated from the coding sequence ATGGCGCACACAACACTACCGGGGTTCAGAGATTTCTACCCTGAGCAGTTTGCAGAGCGCGCGTATGTGACCCGAGCGTGGCGTGAGGTTGCACGCCGCTACGCATTCATGGAATACGATGGCCCGCCGCTCGAATCTCTGGAGCTGTACACGGCCAAGAGCGGCGACGAGATAGTCGGCCAGCTGTATAATTTCGTCGACAAGGGCGGCCGCGAAGTCGCACTGCGTCCGGAGATGACTCCGACGTTTGCGCGCATGGTGAGCGCGCGTGCCAACTCATTGCGCAAGCCGACTCGTTGGTTCTCGATTCCGCAGTTGTTCAGATACGAACGCCAGCAAAAGGGGCGGCTTCGCGAGCACTATCAGCTGAACGTCGACATCGTCGGCGAGGCTGGAGTCGCGGCGGACGCCGAGCTGGTCGCGTGTGCTATCGATATCTGCCGGGAGCTGCGTCTCACGTCGAACGAGGTTGTGGTGCGTGTGAGCGACAGACGCGTGATGCACGCGTATCTCGCGGCACTCGGCATTCCGGTCGACGCATTCGAAGTCGTGCTTGCGGTGACCGACAAGCTGGCGCGGCAACCGCGTGCGGTGTCGGCGGAGAAGCTTGCTGCGGCGGGGCTGAATGAAACGCAAGTGAACGCAGTGCTCGAGATCACGAGCGCAACGCTCGATACCGTTGCGACCGCGATCCAGACCACGTCCGAGGAGGGCGGTGAGCACGTCGAGGAATTGCGCAGATTCTTCGAGTACGTTGGCACGCTGGTGCCGGACGGGGCGGCATGGCTCCAATTCGATCTGTCGATCGTGCGCGGACTCGCGTACTACACCGGCATCGTGTTCGAATTGTTCGACCGCTCCGGTGAGTTTCGCGCGATATGTGGCGGCGGGCGTTACGACAACCTGCTCGGCGCGATCGGCGGCGCAGCGCTTCCTGCGCTCGGATTCGGAATGGGCGACGTCGTGCTCACCGAATTGCTGCGCGCGCGCAAATTGCTTCCGGTGACGGAGCCGTCGGTTGATTACTGGCTCACCGCCGATGAGGACGTTCCGTTGACGAAGATCATGGCCGAGGCGGCGCAGTTGAGGGCACAGGGCTTTTCCGTGGAGTATGCGCTGCGGCATCAGACTCCATCCAAACAGCGCAAGGCGGCGGTTGCGGCCGGCGCGCACAGCATCATCCACCTGAGCAACACGGCGGCGACGGGATCTCATGCCCGATAA
- a CDS encoding folylpolyglutamate synthase/dihydrofolate synthase family protein has protein sequence MALDLTYRETIERLFEKTGSKVVPGLERTEKLLDALGDPHRKYPSFHVAGTNGKGSTVATLDALLRFGGRRVGRYTSPHIVDFRERIAIDGVPIPEETLLELLRRIEPLAESVEATFFEITTVAAMIYFAEANVDVAVMETGLGGALDSTNVLDPVVATVTNISLDHTEYLGTTLQSIADEKGGIFKFGRPAVIGEPRLDIAKRLAERAAERGATPISIVRSDWRAWSVSLAGGMTSFTAATPLGRTRLSTPLLGEHQVRNTLTALATIHAAGPEYAIKKENINRALSSVSLPGRFQRIRDWIFDVAHNAAGARALAETLAARPTPPPVTIVLGVLKDKDWYGMIEALAPVANHFIITNPPSAPPERAWDPLPAAAHANACKVPVSLDLDFAVAMERAASLPGTKVVCGSFHTVGDAMAVLGIDPAARASRGARD, from the coding sequence ATGGCTCTCGACCTGACGTACCGGGAAACTATCGAACGGTTGTTCGAAAAGACCGGATCGAAGGTAGTTCCGGGGCTCGAGCGGACCGAAAAACTGCTCGACGCGCTGGGTGATCCACACCGGAAGTACCCTTCCTTTCACGTCGCCGGAACGAATGGCAAGGGGAGCACGGTCGCGACGCTGGATGCGTTGCTCAGGTTCGGCGGTAGGCGCGTGGGGCGGTACACGTCGCCACACATTGTGGACTTTCGCGAGCGGATCGCGATCGATGGCGTGCCGATCCCCGAGGAGACGCTGCTGGAGCTGCTGCGCCGGATCGAGCCGCTCGCAGAGTCGGTGGAGGCGACTTTCTTCGAAATCACCACGGTTGCCGCGATGATCTACTTCGCAGAAGCGAATGTGGATGTCGCGGTGATGGAGACGGGTCTGGGAGGAGCTCTCGACAGCACCAACGTGCTGGACCCGGTCGTCGCGACGGTGACCAATATCTCGCTGGACCACACGGAGTATCTGGGCACCACGCTACAGTCGATTGCGGACGAGAAGGGCGGAATCTTCAAGTTCGGCCGGCCCGCGGTGATCGGAGAACCACGGCTGGATATCGCCAAGAGGCTCGCTGAGCGAGCGGCGGAGCGCGGTGCCACTCCGATATCGATCGTGCGCTCAGATTGGCGTGCGTGGTCGGTCTCGCTCGCTGGCGGCATGACGTCGTTCACCGCGGCGACGCCGTTGGGGCGCACTCGACTCTCCACTCCATTGCTGGGCGAGCATCAGGTCCGCAACACCCTCACTGCTCTCGCGACGATCCACGCTGCCGGTCCGGAGTACGCGATCAAGAAAGAGAACATCAACCGGGCGCTGTCCTCCGTCAGCCTTCCAGGACGGTTTCAACGCATCAGAGACTGGATCTTCGACGTGGCGCACAACGCGGCAGGAGCGCGGGCGCTCGCGGAGACTCTGGCGGCGCGCCCGACTCCGCCTCCGGTGACCATCGTTCTGGGTGTTCTCAAGGACAAGGACTGGTACGGCATGATCGAAGCGTTGGCACCGGTCGCGAATCATTTCATAATTACCAACCCTCCAAGCGCGCCGCCGGAGCGCGCATGGGACCCGCTGCCGGCGGCGGCGCACGCCAATGCGTGCAAGGTTCCGGTTTCGCTCGACCTCGACTTCGCCGTGGCCATGGAGCGTGCAGCTTCGTTGCCCGGCACCAAGGTCGTCTGCGGATCATTTCACACCGTGGGAGACGCGATGGCGGTACTGGGGATCGACCCTGCAGCTCGGGCGTCGCGCGGCGCGCGCGACTGA
- the accD gene encoding acetyl-CoA carboxylase, carboxyltransferase subunit beta has product MAWFRKDKKPRSPRRERLEIPADAWEKCESCGYTDITEKFVRNLNVCPNCGFHRRIRAWDYANIFLDEGTAEETEVEIRSADPLGFPEYAQRLKKATANAGEGDAILTLTGQLGGSPISLGIMDFAFMGGSMGSVVGEKIARLGQRSLEKKHPLVIVCASGGARMQEGVLSLMQMAKASAMLSQLAERRVPYVSLLTNPTTGGVSASFAMLGDAIIAEPGAVVGFAGPRVIKQTIGQDLPEGFQTAEFLLEHGIVDIVVPRHELKPTVGRLLRHMSGKPAATGWLST; this is encoded by the coding sequence ATGGCTTGGTTCAGGAAGGACAAGAAGCCCCGCAGTCCGCGGCGCGAACGGCTGGAGATTCCGGCAGACGCCTGGGAAAAATGCGAATCGTGTGGCTACACCGACATAACGGAGAAATTCGTCCGGAATCTCAACGTTTGTCCAAACTGCGGCTTTCACCGCAGAATTCGCGCGTGGGACTACGCCAACATATTCCTCGATGAGGGGACGGCCGAGGAGACCGAGGTCGAGATCCGCTCGGCCGACCCGCTCGGCTTCCCCGAATACGCCCAACGGCTCAAGAAGGCGACGGCCAACGCGGGTGAAGGTGATGCCATTCTAACCCTCACAGGCCAGCTCGGTGGGTCGCCCATCAGCCTTGGCATCATGGACTTCGCCTTCATGGGCGGGTCGATGGGATCTGTCGTGGGCGAGAAGATCGCCCGTCTCGGGCAACGCTCACTGGAGAAGAAGCACCCGCTGGTCATCGTCTGCGCGTCGGGTGGTGCGCGAATGCAGGAGGGCGTCCTGTCGCTCATGCAGATGGCCAAGGCGTCCGCGATGCTGTCGCAGTTGGCGGAGCGGCGGGTGCCCTACGTATCGCTGCTGACGAACCCGACTACGGGCGGCGTGAGCGCGAGCTTCGCCATGCTGGGGGACGCGATAATCGCGGAGCCAGGTGCGGTGGTGGGCTTCGCTGGGCCGCGTGTGATCAAGCAGACCATCGGACAGGATCTACCGGAGGGCTTTCAGACCGCCGAGTTCCTGCTGGAGCACGGTATCGTGGACATCGTGGTACCGCGTCACGAGCTGAAGCCAACGGTAGGTCGCCTTTTACGACACATGAGCGGCAAGCCGGCGGCGACTGGATGGCTCTCGACCTGA